A part of Streptomyces sp. SLBN-31 genomic DNA contains:
- a CDS encoding ABC transporter permease has product MLRNTLGALFSAAGVAVVLAATTMDGSDGQAPMGLGAVLLIIGVFILTPLLSRPLIAAAAPALRIFGVAGKLARQNSVRNPRRTAATASALMIGLTLITGMTVMAGSLQKSIDKMASAAIRADYVVSMANGNYLSPDVDRKLNATGGVTATSPLRNVYSRIDGTGESLTGVNGAAIGELTDLKVDQGTFKVGGTQVVVDEDTAKSHGWKAGSAFTAHYEDGRSSRLTVSGVYEGNELIRGILLDKAVVTPHMTDPGDMQVLVRTADGASSATKDKLEKALGTNPAIKVQSKQDLSNDIAQMFTLMLNMLYGLLAMAVIVAVLGVINTLAMSVFERSQEIGMLRAIGLDRKGIKRMVRLESLVISLFGGVLGIGLGVFFGWAAGELLGTKMATYELVLPWARMAVFLLLAATVGILAALWPARRAARLNMLTAIKSE; this is encoded by the coding sequence TGCTGGCCGCCACGACGATGGACGGCTCGGACGGTCAGGCCCCGATGGGTCTCGGCGCGGTCCTGCTGATCATCGGCGTCTTCATCCTCACGCCGCTGCTGTCGCGCCCGCTGATCGCGGCCGCCGCGCCGGCCTTGCGGATCTTCGGTGTCGCGGGCAAGCTGGCCCGCCAGAACTCGGTGCGCAACCCGCGCCGCACCGCGGCCACCGCGTCCGCGCTGATGATCGGACTCACCCTCATCACCGGCATGACGGTGATGGCGGGCAGCCTGCAGAAGTCGATCGACAAGATGGCCTCCGCCGCGATCAGGGCCGACTACGTGGTCTCCATGGCCAACGGCAACTACCTCTCGCCGGACGTCGACCGGAAACTGAACGCGACCGGTGGGGTGACCGCCACCAGCCCGCTGCGCAACGTCTACTCGCGCATCGACGGCACGGGCGAGTCCCTGACCGGGGTGAACGGCGCCGCGATCGGCGAGCTGACCGACCTCAAGGTCGACCAGGGCACCTTCAAGGTGGGCGGCACGCAGGTCGTCGTCGACGAGGACACCGCCAAGTCGCACGGCTGGAAGGCCGGTTCGGCCTTCACCGCGCACTACGAGGACGGCAGGTCCTCCCGCCTGACGGTCTCCGGGGTCTACGAGGGCAACGAGCTGATCAGGGGCATCCTGCTGGACAAGGCCGTGGTCACCCCGCACATGACCGACCCGGGCGACATGCAGGTCCTGGTCCGGACGGCCGACGGGGCGTCGAGCGCCACGAAGGACAAGCTGGAGAAGGCCCTCGGAACCAACCCGGCCATCAAGGTCCAGAGCAAGCAGGACCTGTCCAACGACATCGCGCAGATGTTCACGCTGATGCTGAACATGCTCTACGGCCTGCTGGCCATGGCGGTGATCGTGGCCGTCCTCGGCGTCATCAACACCCTGGCCATGTCGGTCTTCGAACGCTCGCAGGAGATCGGCATGCTCCGCGCGATCGGTCTCGACCGCAAGGGCATCAAGCGCATGGTGCGCCTGGAGTCCCTGGTCATCTCCCTGTTCGGCGGGGTGCTCGGCATCGGCCTGGGCGTCTTCTTCGGCTGGGCGGCCGGCGAGCTGCTCGGCACGAAGATGGCGACGTACGAACTGGTCCTGCCCTGGGCGAGGATGGCCGTCTTCCTCCTCCTCGCGGCGACGGTCGGCATCCTGGCGGCCCTGTGGCCGGCCCGGCGCGCCGCCCGCCTGAACATGCTGACGGCGATCAAGTCGGAGTAG
- a CDS encoding cyclopropane-fatty-acyl-phospholipid synthase family protein → MADAASRLKSLVEQLLGAPLPVRIRAWDGSQAGPPDAPALVVRNRRAVRRLLWKPGELGLARAWVAGDLDIEGDLYATLDLMAELVWERGEDARSLPQMLRDPEVRAAVRGLVKIAGLPLPPAPPREEVRKVRHLHTRRTDKRAISHHYDVGNDFYEIVLGPSMVYSCAYWPSPDATLERAQHDKLELVCRKLGLTEGQRLLDVGCGWGSMAVHASREHGVNVVGITLSHEQAAYARKRVADAGLTDRVEIRVQDYRDVADGPYDAVSSIGMAEHVGADRYLEYAENLHRLLRPGGRLLNHQIARRPQGDESAYDVDEFIDAYVFPDGELAPLGTTVTQLERAGFEVRDVESIREHYGLTLRRWVTNLEAQWPRAMRLAGPGRARVWRLYMAACALAFEHNRIGVNQVLAVRTPEDGGSGMPLRARTWGADPA, encoded by the coding sequence ATGGCCGACGCCGCGTCGCGGCTGAAGAGCCTCGTCGAACAGTTGCTGGGAGCGCCGTTGCCGGTGCGCATCCGCGCCTGGGACGGTTCGCAGGCGGGGCCGCCGGACGCGCCGGCCCTGGTCGTGCGCAACCGCCGCGCCGTGCGCCGCCTGCTGTGGAAGCCGGGAGAACTGGGGCTCGCGCGGGCCTGGGTCGCCGGGGACCTCGACATCGAGGGGGACCTGTACGCCACCCTCGACCTCATGGCGGAGCTGGTGTGGGAGCGCGGGGAGGACGCCCGGAGCCTGCCGCAGATGCTGCGGGACCCCGAGGTGCGGGCCGCCGTACGCGGCCTCGTGAAGATCGCCGGGCTGCCGCTGCCGCCCGCGCCGCCCCGCGAGGAGGTCCGCAAGGTCCGGCACCTGCACACAAGGCGCACCGACAAACGGGCCATCAGCCACCACTACGACGTCGGCAACGACTTCTACGAGATCGTCCTCGGCCCCTCGATGGTCTACTCGTGCGCCTACTGGCCCTCCCCGGACGCCACCCTGGAGCGGGCCCAGCACGACAAGCTCGAACTCGTCTGCCGCAAGCTCGGTCTGACGGAGGGACAGCGGCTCCTCGACGTCGGCTGCGGCTGGGGCTCCATGGCCGTCCACGCGTCGCGCGAGCACGGGGTGAACGTCGTCGGCATCACCCTCTCCCACGAACAGGCCGCCTACGCCCGCAAGCGCGTCGCCGACGCGGGGCTGACCGACCGGGTGGAGATCCGGGTGCAGGACTACCGGGACGTCGCCGACGGCCCGTACGACGCCGTCTCGTCGATCGGGATGGCCGAACACGTGGGCGCGGACCGATACCTGGAGTACGCCGAGAACCTGCACCGGCTGCTGCGGCCGGGCGGACGGCTGCTCAACCACCAGATCGCCCGCCGGCCACAGGGCGACGAGTCGGCCTACGACGTCGACGAGTTCATCGACGCGTACGTCTTCCCCGACGGCGAACTCGCGCCCCTCGGCACGACCGTCACCCAGCTCGAACGCGCCGGGTTCGAGGTGCGCGACGTCGAGTCCATCCGCGAGCACTACGGGCTCACCCTGCGCCGGTGGGTGACCAATCTGGAGGCCCAGTGGCCGCGCGCGATGCGGCTTGCCGGGCCCGGGCGGGCCAGAGTGTGGCGGCTGTACATGGCCGCCTGCGCCCTCGCCTTCGAGCACAACCGCATCGGCGTCAACCAGGTGCTGGCCGTACGGACGCCGGAGGACGGCGGGTCCGGGATGCCGCTGCGAGCCCGGACGTGGGGTGCGGATCCCGCGTAG
- a CDS encoding NAD(P)/FAD-dependent oxidoreductase → MSTTERPRILVVGGGYVGLYAARRILKKMRYGEATVTVVDPRSYMTYQPFLPETAAGNISPRHVVVPLRRVLPKAEVLTGRVTTIDQDRKVATISPLVGEAYELPFDYLVIALGAVSRTFPIPGLAEQGIGMKGIEEAIGLRNHVLEQLDKADSTTDEEIRRKALTFVFVGGGFAGAETIGEVEDMARDAAKYYKNVSREDMRFILVDAADKILPEVGPKLGAYGKEHLESRGVEIYLSTSMDSCVDGHVVLKNGLEVDSNTVVWTAGVKPNPALARYGLPLGPRGHVDCEPTLQVKGTDYIWAAGDNAQVPDLAGRKAGNENAWCPPNAQHALRQAKVLGDNVISGLRGFPQKDYSHANKGAVAGLGLHKGVAMIVMGKMKIKLKGRLAWYMHRGYHGMAMPTFNRKIRVFADWTLGMFLKREVVSLGAMENPREEFYEAAKPVPAAAKQEKTEAKAS, encoded by the coding sequence ATGAGCACCACGGAGCGTCCCAGGATCCTCGTAGTAGGCGGTGGGTACGTAGGCCTGTACGCAGCTCGGCGCATCCTCAAGAAGATGCGCTACGGCGAGGCGACCGTCACGGTCGTCGACCCCCGGTCGTACATGACCTACCAGCCCTTCCTCCCCGAAACCGCAGCCGGCAACATCTCCCCGCGCCACGTCGTCGTCCCGTTGCGACGCGTGCTGCCGAAGGCGGAGGTCCTCACCGGCCGCGTCACCACCATCGACCAGGACCGCAAGGTGGCCACGATCTCCCCGCTGGTCGGTGAGGCGTACGAGCTGCCCTTCGACTACCTGGTGATCGCGCTCGGCGCGGTCTCCCGCACCTTCCCGATCCCCGGCCTCGCCGAACAGGGCATCGGTATGAAGGGCATCGAGGAGGCCATCGGCCTGCGCAACCACGTGCTGGAGCAGCTCGACAAGGCCGACTCCACCACGGACGAGGAGATCCGGCGCAAGGCCCTCACCTTCGTCTTCGTCGGCGGCGGCTTCGCCGGTGCGGAGACCATCGGTGAGGTCGAGGACATGGCCCGCGACGCGGCCAAGTACTACAAGAACGTGTCCCGCGAGGACATGCGCTTCATCCTCGTCGACGCCGCCGACAAGATCCTGCCCGAGGTCGGCCCCAAGCTGGGCGCCTACGGCAAGGAGCACCTGGAGAGCCGCGGCGTGGAGATCTACCTCTCCACCTCGATGGACTCCTGCGTCGACGGCCACGTGGTGCTGAAGAACGGCCTCGAGGTCGACTCCAACACCGTCGTGTGGACCGCCGGTGTGAAGCCCAACCCGGCGCTGGCCCGCTACGGCCTGCCGCTCGGCCCCCGCGGCCACGTGGACTGCGAGCCGACCCTCCAGGTCAAGGGCACCGACTACATCTGGGCCGCCGGCGACAACGCCCAGGTTCCGGACCTCGCCGGCCGCAAGGCGGGCAACGAGAACGCCTGGTGCCCGCCGAACGCCCAGCACGCCCTGCGTCAGGCCAAGGTCCTCGGCGACAACGTGATCTCCGGTCTGCGGGGCTTCCCGCAGAAGGACTACAGCCACGCCAACAAGGGTGCGGTGGCCGGTCTCGGCCTCCACAAGGGCGTCGCGATGATCGTCATGGGCAAGATGAAGATCAAGCTCAAGGGCCGTCTCGCTTGGTACATGCACCGCGGTTACCACGGCATGGCGATGCCGACCTTCAACCGCAAGATCCGCGTCTTCGCCGACTGGACCCTCGGCATGTTCCTCAAGCGCGAGGTCGTCTCCCTGGGCGCCATGGAGAACCCGCGCGAGGAGTTCTACGAGGCCGCCAAGCCCGTCCCGGCGGCCGCGAAGCAGGAGAAGACCGAGGCCAAGGCCTCCTGA
- a CDS encoding Ppx/GppA phosphatase family protein — translation MTPRGFSRVAAVDCGTNSIRLLVADVNPGTGELLELDRRMTIVRLGQDVDRTGRLAPEALERTFAACREYAEVIRDLGAEKVRFVATSASRDASNRDDFVQGVVDILGVEPEVISGEQEAEFSFTGATKELKGRDDLARPYLVVDIGGGSTEFVVGDDHVRAARSVDVGCVRMTERHLVVDGAVTDPPSEEQIAAMRADIERALDLAEETVPLGEARTLVGLAGSVTTVSAIAQELPEYDSARIHHSRVSRERVREITDRLLRSTHAERAAVPSMHPGRVDVIAAGALVLLSIMERTGAEEVVVSEHDILDGIAWSVA, via the coding sequence ATGACGCCCAGGGGCTTCAGCCGGGTCGCCGCGGTCGACTGCGGCACCAACTCCATCCGGCTGCTGGTCGCCGACGTCAACCCCGGCACCGGCGAACTGCTGGAGCTGGACCGGCGCATGACGATCGTTCGGCTCGGCCAGGACGTGGACCGCACCGGCCGGCTGGCCCCGGAGGCGCTGGAGCGCACCTTCGCGGCCTGCCGGGAGTACGCGGAGGTGATCCGCGACCTGGGCGCCGAGAAGGTCCGTTTCGTGGCCACCTCGGCCTCCCGGGACGCCTCCAACCGGGACGACTTCGTGCAGGGCGTCGTCGACATCCTCGGCGTCGAGCCCGAGGTGATCTCCGGTGAGCAGGAGGCGGAGTTCTCCTTCACGGGGGCGACCAAGGAACTCAAGGGCCGCGACGACCTCGCCCGGCCCTACCTGGTCGTGGACATCGGAGGCGGGTCGACCGAGTTCGTCGTGGGGGACGACCACGTGCGGGCGGCCCGCTCGGTGGACGTCGGCTGTGTGCGGATGACCGAGCGGCACCTCGTGGTCGACGGCGCGGTCACCGACCCGCCCTCCGAGGAGCAGATCGCGGCCATGCGGGCCGACATCGAGCGGGCCCTGGACCTCGCGGAGGAGACGGTGCCGCTCGGCGAGGCGCGGACGCTGGTCGGGCTCGCCGGATCGGTGACCACCGTGTCGGCCATCGCCCAGGAGCTGCCCGAGTACGACTCCGCGCGCATCCACCACTCCCGCGTCTCGCGCGAGCGCGTCCGCGAGATCACCGACCGGCTGCTGCGCTCCACCCACGCCGAGCGGGCGGCCGTGCCGTCCATGCACCCGGGACGCGTGGACGTCATCGCCGCCGGGGCCCTCGTCCTGCTGTCGATCATGGAGCGGACGGGCGCCGAGGAGGTCGTCGTCAGCGAGCACGACATCCTCGACGGCATCGCGTGGTCGGTGGCGTAG